A single Anopheles arabiensis isolate DONGOLA chromosome 2, AaraD3, whole genome shotgun sequence DNA region contains:
- the LOC120896926 gene encoding gamma-tubulin complex component 5, with amino-acid sequence MVPFDEVTRKKGITTNKRKPRNATNSSRRKKSVGNCTCLKFVRTGKNKKQAMSTMLAEVEALVLQHVPELIKSLTGFSESEENFSICYNFTLGTIRSDRYLSVNSHEIRRKIEAVIENMEITNFTTEAGHLRRCYEELINDPACLDHYVHDIHWSVLLFLLTVAYNPVGALKERLRTGETIVLFEPEPAEVKLQDKEREELIAELLEDNLPLEPRDDNEGSELSDWSDLEESASGYYHSIEQKEVEVESIEVGNKLEDGKTAESTEMVVFSKIQPPRQEESYETFSDEFAIDWLQENVQSAWWDDPQYKVEVNSEHRGASFCDFWTERIVKVSHGFLKSDPVSTVSEYCILREILWMFTNPVDCKLFRIDDDQIWINTNVSLSSTTEHGIQTFLLNFTEYMTIAYRLRNFCRSILEHTARSLPAPHSFECYAAGVKSFLDHMESVMIRHEKELIKQEPGKTHTIIKLFHELEPELFVLKKLYDIHKFSVLDWTKFPAHIAVAHLLSGLFRSVKLSANLEKGNLAFALLLAALKCYMNMIDTWWTEGRLDDWREEFLVEKTYGEHSPTGLQTGYQARMFSKCKIRSFYVSSAISEVIENDPIIKLLLHHSLEAGYTLNILNGLDRISDMRKEQGTDENLIYTSFLKTIVDELERFRTENPKESGCESDPQASLAVEEREHSMVENLRKQMREVCDDDLLLLAFNSTLQLVDESYRLTEASEPSQSSAGRTDRTLSNAYTLYMKLNSISTLQLPLEHVLFNAIKNLMETKRHAANHYVTYIYKDEFHVMDHLKNIRKVLLLEASDLMDYFYSDLFRRIEAGENWANPYLLTIQLNDILASRFNDMTSLFTVEVNRTAGYKLDTTTVLLAIDEIRVLYNPSHDLSNMINDDTMASYNSVFRFLLKVKWALGTLEMLRFPELLKKRPPYASFGMLDLILKRLAMLKFWMIFSVQCIHSHLMTHVLQSFGEQLDEKLDLADNLSEMITVHQSYIGTIFDHCFQQDDSKPVMEGIVRLLNLVHILRDEWNNTVLHTEMDARGDIPDSSTMGDFIENSQVDELERTYCKCHQQLAKLLSREAYGKHKLHLTGLADAFSYNVPY; translated from the exons ATGGTGCCCTTCGACGAAGTCACGCGAAAGAAAGGAATCACAACAAACAAGCGAAAACCCCGCAACGCTACGAATAGTTCGCGTCGGAAGAAAAGTGTTGGAAATTGCACATGCTTAAAATTTGTGAGGActggaaaaaacaaaaagcaagcCATGTCGACCATGCTGGCGGAAGTGGAAGCCCTGGTGCTACAGCATGTCCCCGAATTGATAAAATCCTTGACCGGCTTTAGT GAATCGGAGGAGAATTTCAGTATTTGCTATAATTTCACCCTCGGAACGATAAGAAGCGATCGGTACTTGTCCGTAAATAGTCATGAAATACGGAGAAAGATTGAGGCGGTTATAGAAAACATGGAAATTACCAACTTTACCACGGAGGCTGGTCACCTGCGCCGATGCTACGAGGAGTTGATCAATGATCCGGCATGTTTGGATCACTATGTGCACGACATACACTGGTCGGTACTGCTATTTCTTCTAACTGTTGCGTACAATCCAGTCGGAGCTTTAAAGGAACGTCTGCGGACGGGGGAAACGATCGTACTGTTTGAACCTGAACCAGCGGAAGTAAAACTGCAGGACAAGGAACGGGAAGAACTAATTGCAGAGCTGCTCGAGGACAATCTTCCGCTCGAACCTCGCGATGATAATGAAGGCTCGGAGCTGAGTGATTGGAGTGATTTAGAGGAGAGTGCCTCGGGATACTATCACAGTATAGAGCAGAAGGAGGTGGAGGTTGAATCGATTGAGGTGGGCAACAAGCTGGAGGATGGTAAGACCGCTGAGTCCACCGAAATGGTGGTGTTTAGTAAGATTCAGCCACCAAGGCAGGAGGAATCTTACGAAACGTTCAGCGACGAATTTGCCATCGATTGGCTGCAGGAAAATGTTCAATCTGCCTGGTGGGACGATCCCCAATACAAGGTGGAGGTAAACAGCGAACATAGAGGGGCATCGTTTTGTGATTTCTGGACCGAGCGTATCGTAAAGGTGTCGCATGGGTTTCTCAAAAGCGATCCCGTCTCCACCGTGTCGGAGTATTGCATTCTGAGAGAGATACTGTGGATGTTCACCAACCCCGTCGATTGCAAGCTGTTCCGCATCGATGACGATCAGATTTGGATCAACACAAATGTCTCGCTATCCAGCACCACCGAACACGGCATACAAACGTTCCTGTTGAATTTTACCGAGTACATGACTATCGCGTATCGGTTGAGAAACTTTTGTCGAAGCATTTTGGAACACACGGCGCGAAGCCTTCCGGCGCCACACTCGTTCGAATGCTATGCGGCCGGGGTGAAAAGCTTTTTGGACCACATGGAATCGGTGATGATACGGCACGAAAAGGAGCTTATCAAGCAAGAACCAGGCAAGACGCACACGATCATTAAGCTGTTCCATGAGCTGGAACCGGAACTGTTTGTGTTGAAGAAGCTGTACGACATCCACAAGTTttccgtgctggactggaccAAATTCCCGGCCCACATTGCGGTCGCCCATTTGCTGTCGGGGCTTTTCCGAAGCGTCAAGCTAAGCGCCAACCTTGAGAAGGGAAATCTTGCCTTTGCGTTGCTGCTGGCCGCTTTGAAGTGTTACATGAACATGATCGACACCTGGTGGACGGAAGGCCGTCTCGATGATTGGCGGGAAGAgtttttggtggaaaaaaCGTACGGCGAGCATTCTCCCACCGGTCTGCAGACCGGGTATCAGGCCCGGATGTTTTCCAAGTGCAAAATACGATCCTTTTACGTGAGTTCGGCCATTTCGGAGGTGATTGAAAACGATCCAATCATTAAGCTGTTGCTGCACCACTCATTGGAGGCCGGCTACACGCTGAACATTCTGAACGGGCTGGATAGGATAAGCGATATGCGCAAGGAGCAGGGTACGGACGAGAATTTGATCTATACCAGTTTTTTGAAAACGATCGTAGACGAGCTGGAAAGATTCCGTACAGAAAATCCCAAGGAGAGCGGTTGCGAATCTGATCCACAGGCATCCTTAGCAGTAGAG GAAAGAGAACATTCCATGGTGGAAAATCTTCGGAAACAAATGCGAGAGGTTTGTGATGATGATCTCTTGCTTTTGGCCTTCAATAGCACTCTGCAGCTGGTGGACGAGAGCTATCGCCTGACTGAAGCTTCCGAACCATCTCAGTCTTCCGCAGGACGTACCGATCGAACACTCTCGAACGCTTACACGCTGTATATGAAGCTTAATTCGATATCTACCCTGCAGCTGCCGCTCGAGCATGTCCTGTTTAATGCGATTAAAAATCTCATGGAAACTAAACGGCATGCAGCCAACCACTACGTCACGTACATCTACAAGGACGAGTTCCACGTGATGGACCATTTGAAAAATATTCGCaaagtgctgctgctcgaggcGAGCGATTTGATGGATTACTTCTACAGCGATCTGTTCCGCCGGATCGAGGCAGGTGAAAACTGGGCCAACCCGTATCTGCTCACGATTCAGCTGAACGACATTCTAGCGTCACGGTTCAACGACATGACGTCACTTTTCACGGTCGAGGTAAATCGGACCGCTGGTTACAAGCTGGACACAACCACGGTACTGTTGGCGATCGACGAAATACGCGTTCTGTACAATCCAAGTCACGATTTGAGCAACATGATCAACGACGACACGATGGCCAGCTACAATAGCGTGTTTCGGTTCCTGTTGAAAGTGAAATGGGCGCTCGGTACGCTGGAAATGCTGCGCTTTCCGGAACTGTTGAAAAAGCGGCCTCCCTACGCGAGCTTCGGCATGCTCGATTTGATCCTGAAGCGTTTGGCAATGCTCAAGTTTTGGATGATATTTTCGGTGCAGTGCATCCATTCCCATCTGATGACGCACGTGCTGCAATCGTTTGGCGAACAGCTCGACGAGAAGCTGGATCTGGCCGATAATTTGAGTGAAATGATAACGGTCCATCAGTCGTACATTGGTACGATTTTCGATCACTGCTTTCAGCAGGACGATAGCAAACCGGTCATGGAAGGCATTGTGCGCCTGTTAAACTTGGTGCACATTTtgcgcgacgagtggaacaACACTGTACTGCACACGGAAATGGACGCCCGAGGCGATATCCCGGACAGCAGTACAATGGGCGATTTCATCGAAAATTCTCAGGTGGACGAACTGGAGCGAACGTACTGCAAGTGTCATCAACAGCTGGCTAAATTGCTAAGTCGTGAAGCGTACGGAAAGCACAAGTTACATC TTACGGGGCTCGCTGATGCGTTTAGTTACAATGTGCCATACTGA
- the LOC120896942 gene encoding DNA-directed RNA polymerase II subunit Rpb4 translates to MAGFNPVDMVEEDAADLQFPKEFESAETLLISEVHMLLEHRKNQNESSEEEQEFSEVFHKTYTYTNEFRKFRNKETIASVRSLLMQKKLHKFELAALGNLCPASPEEAKALIPSLEGRFEDDELQQILDDIGTKRSLQY, encoded by the exons ATGGCAGGATTCAACCCGGTGGATATGGTGGAGGAGGATGCGGCAGATCTTCAGTTTCCCAAAG AGTTTGAAAGCGCCGAAACCCTGCTGATTAGCGAGGTGCACATGCTGTTGGAGCATCGCAAGAACCAAAACGAGTCGTCGGAAGAGGAGCAAGAGTTTTCCGAAGTATTCCACAAAACGTACACCTACACGAACGAGTTTCGGAAATTCCGCAACAAGGAAACGATTGCCAGCGTCAGAAG TTTATTGATGCAGAAAAAACTTCATAAGTTCGAGCTTGCAGCGTTGGGGAACCTTTGCCCGGCTTCGCcggaagaagcaaaagcacTGATCCCTTCACTCGAGGGCCGCTTCGAAGACGACGAGCTGCAGCAAATACTGGACGACATCGGCACGAAGCGTAGTTTGCAATACTAA
- the LOC120896944 gene encoding dynein light chain Tctex-type, whose protein sequence is MEDGKEEHQFVVDDVSKIIKEAIETTIGGNAYQHDKVNNWTGSVVESCLSVLTKLQKPYKYIVTCMIMQKNGAGLHTASSCYWNNETDGSCTVRWENKTMYCIVSVFGLSI, encoded by the exons ATGGAGGACGGCAAAGAAGAG CACCAATTCGTCGTGGACGATGTGAGCAAAATCATCAAGGAAGCTATCGAGACGACGATCGGAGGTAATGCTTACCAGCATGACAAAGTTAACAACTGGACCGGATCGGTGGTGGAAAGCTGCCTCAGCGTGCTAACTAAGCTACAAAAGCCGTACAAATATATCG TAACGTGCATGATAATGCAGAAAAATGGAGCTGGATTGCATACGGCCAGCTCGTGCTACTGGAACAACGAAACCGATGGTTCTTGCACAGTGCGCTGGGAGAACAAGACCATGTACTGCATCGTGTCGGTGTTTGGACTTTCCATCTAA
- the LOC120896937 gene encoding WAG22 antigen-like — protein MKQHFLTAVLLAVCLFTGPTLQQIGVGIGGIGVTVLGSSSLIGVTVATTVAAAATTTTAAPTTTTTAAPTTTTTAAAATTTAAGATTASATGNTVVFNINGSIVTVASSDQATIAAIVAALSATTTVAATTTTAAATTTTAAATTTTAAATTTTTAATTTTAATTAATTTTTAAATTAATTAATTAAATTAAATTTTAAATTTTTAATTTTATPSISITINMNGQTVVLSASDPNLLSILTQILNNLSSTTTAAATTTTTAAATTTTAAAATTTVRVGGCGGRGIRPGIGFGAGIGFRGGAGGAGFGIGIGGGFRGPGLLRPAVGALTNAAGGLLGTALGTAGNIAGSAVNLGAGIIGGAANAATGILGGVRNAIGGIGAGLQAAAGGALNGGLRAGSSFPTGFNGGVGSRVGFGAGFGAGIGSQGMLGGGIQAGVGLRAGFSG, from the exons ATGAAGCAGCACTTCCTTACTGCCGTCCTACTCGCCGTGTGCTTGTTCACCGGCCCAACGCTTCAGCAAATCGGGGTCGGCATCGGTGGCATCGGCGTCACAGTCCTCGGATCGTCGTCACTGATTGGGGTCACCGTGGCCACGACtgtagctgcagcagcaaccaccacGACTGCCGCACCAACGaccaccactaccgctgctccAACGACCACCACTACCGCGGCAGCTGCTACGACTACCGCTGCCGGAGCCACGACTGCCTCCGCCACAGGAAATACTGTAGTGTTTAATATCAATGGAA GTATCGTAACCGTCGCCTCGTCCGATCAAGCCACGATCGCAGCTATTGTTGCAGCCTTGTCGGCTACTACTACCGTCGCAGCAACGACCACCACTGCTGCCGCTACgaccactactgctgctgctacgaccactactgctgctgctacgacCACTACCACTGCCGCCACGACCACTACCGCTGCCACAACTGCTGCCACGACCACGACAACAGCGGCCGCTACTACTGCAGCTACTACTGCAgccaccactgctgctgccactactgctgctgctaccaccactactgctgctgctaccaccactactactgccGCTACCACCACAACGGCCACTCCCTCCATCTCGATTACGATTAACATGAATGGACAAACGGTTGTGTTGAGTGCGAGCGACCCTAACCTGCTCTCAATTCTCACCCAAATTCTAAACAATCTGTCCTCTACTACGACGGCTGCcgctaccaccactaccactgcCGCGGCAACTACCACCACGGCAgctgctgccaccaccaccgtccgaGTTGGCGGATGCGGAGGCCGCGGAATTAGAcccggaatcggtttcggcgCAGGAATCGGCTTCCGTGGCGGTGCCGGCGGTGCCGGCTTTGGCATTGGCATCGGCGGAGGATTCCGAGGACCCGGCCTTCTTCGTCCGGCTGTCGGAGCCCTCACCAACGCGGCAGGTGGTTTGCTGGGAACAGCCTTAGGTACCGCTGGCAATATTGCCGGATCTGCGGTGAATCTCGGCGCGGGTATCATCGGCGGTGCGGCTAATGCCGCTACTGGCATTCTAGGAGGAGTGCGTAACGCGATCGGAGGTATTGGAGCAGGACTGCAAGCAGCTGCCGGTGGCGCACTGAACGGCGGTCTGCGTGCCGGATCGAGTTTTCCAACTGGATTTAATGGAGGCGTAGGCTCGCGCGTCGGATTCGGAGCCGGATTTGGAGCAGGTATTGGCTCGCAAGGAATGCTCGGTGGTGGAATCCAAGCTGGTGTCGGTCTCCGTGCTGGCTTCAGCGGATAA